The Citrifermentans bemidjiense Bem genome window below encodes:
- a CDS encoding pyridoxamine 5'-phosphate oxidase family protein: MFSEKLLDVIKHPGVAAIATQGEDGPHLVNTWNSYLQLPREGCLLIPAGYMHRTEANLARDNRVLLTVGSHEVAGKMGPGTGFLLKGTAAFVSSGPDFDTIKAKYAWARGALVVAVESATQTL, encoded by the coding sequence ATGTTTTCAGAAAAACTTCTCGACGTAATTAAGCATCCAGGCGTGGCAGCCATTGCCACCCAGGGCGAAGATGGGCCGCACCTGGTGAACACCTGGAACAGCTACCTGCAGCTGCCACGGGAGGGATGCCTCCTGATTCCTGCAGGGTACATGCACCGGACCGAGGCCAACCTCGCGCGCGACAACCGCGTCCTGCTCACCGTCGGGAGCCACGAGGTGGCGGGGAAGATGGGTCCGGGAACAGGCTTCCTGCTCAAGGGGACCGCAGCCTTTGTCTCGTCCGGGCCGGACTTCGACACCATCAAGGCGAAGTACGCCTGGGCCAGGGGGGCGTTGGTAGTTGCGGTAGAGTCGGCTACCCAGACGCTCTAA
- a CDS encoding lysophospholipid acyltransferase family protein yields the protein MSNQAPRVPNRAAVAPVFAWWALQSAIFYGLTLLASSLPISLSRRFGAWGGAFIPRILPRRLDVAVDNISRALPFMQAHPLWNPQNPPVEELAHQNFRNLGRNLVEISRLYHGREEGVLDVIELRGRENLDRAKGKGKGVVCFSGHCGNWEVMALALGSIFGDGVVVARRQKNPFLEKMITRMRMRYNSRVLDKQGALRGILKALKKGELVGILADQAVLPEEGVLIEVMGRQAWASKAPVIIARASGAAVVPVFIHREEGRQVITFHPEYRFSSDESEAGITSDIQALSRYVEDFVVAHPTQWYWVHRRWKRAFAAGAAPLDEVALLTAG from the coding sequence GTGAGTAATCAGGCACCACGCGTACCTAATCGCGCGGCAGTTGCACCGGTTTTCGCTTGGTGGGCCCTCCAGTCAGCTATTTTTTATGGACTAACCCTCCTCGCCAGCAGCCTGCCGATATCCTTGAGCCGACGATTCGGCGCTTGGGGAGGGGCGTTCATCCCCCGGATCCTCCCGCGACGTCTCGATGTGGCTGTGGATAACATCAGCCGCGCGCTTCCTTTCATGCAGGCCCACCCCCTCTGGAACCCTCAAAATCCACCCGTTGAAGAACTGGCGCACCAAAACTTCAGGAACCTTGGTCGCAATCTGGTCGAGATCAGCCGGCTCTACCACGGCCGTGAAGAAGGTGTGCTGGACGTCATCGAACTGCGCGGCCGGGAAAATCTGGACCGCGCCAAGGGCAAAGGAAAAGGGGTGGTTTGCTTCAGCGGCCATTGCGGGAATTGGGAAGTGATGGCGCTGGCGCTGGGGAGCATTTTCGGCGACGGCGTGGTAGTGGCCCGGCGCCAGAAGAATCCTTTTCTGGAGAAGATGATCACCCGGATGCGCATGCGCTATAACAGCCGCGTCCTGGACAAGCAGGGGGCACTGAGGGGGATACTGAAAGCCCTCAAGAAAGGGGAACTGGTAGGGATCCTGGCTGACCAGGCTGTCCTCCCCGAAGAAGGAGTGCTCATCGAGGTGATGGGGCGGCAGGCTTGGGCCTCCAAGGCTCCCGTGATCATTGCCAGGGCGAGCGGAGCCGCGGTGGTGCCCGTCTTCATCCATCGTGAGGAGGGGCGGCAGGTAATAACCTTCCATCCGGAGTACCGCTTCAGCAGCGACGAGAGCGAGGCGGGAATCACCAGCGACATCCAGGCGTTGTCCCGGTACGTGGAGGATTTCGTAGTGGCGCACCCGACCCAGTGGTACTGGGTGCATCGACGTTGGAAGCGCGCCTTTGCGGCAGGCGCGGCGCCGTTGGACGAGGTCGCACTGTTGACAGCCGGCTGA